One genomic window of Lepeophtheirus salmonis chromosome 5, UVic_Lsal_1.4, whole genome shotgun sequence includes the following:
- the LOC139904708 gene encoding uncharacterized protein, with protein MVVNSEDVMNIMGGMENSSGIKLNDHKRKLKNRFEICKKLGQGTYGKVQLGINKETQERVAIKTIKKSKIETEADLIRIRREIQIMSSVQHPNIIHIYEVFENKEKMVLVMEMANGGELYDFLSDKKCLAEHEARRIFRQIATAVFYCHKHKICHRDLKLENILLDENGSAKIADFGLSNVFGGESLLNTFCGSPLYASPEIVKGSPYEGPEVDCWSLGVLLYTLVYGAMPFDGSNFKRLVRQITTGDYYEPKEASRASSLIRSMLTVQPEMRAKVEDICAHWWVNETYSESCLTEAEYLASLTPVRLDLLLGVSPCPKIKEKPKIGQMEKPLSIEEIVNEEKPEVNEHTNSKDIPKEPQENIKDTIDRNGRIKEEKRIIELIESESSRKSISPIPSENMALINEADSGVMIESVHEIEDNNSVESESPQKLILDLEKAPVESISLNIGFKCEPEANKSIDNNSIPPALTPSLSSSSTPPPPPPPPPPADIPPPPCAVTVEQIKPPSHIPQAKVIKERTIHEVNGKMEETSIIPKAAIKEVTPPRDIKPVPLAQTEKRDKSPTPPPTPPPPPPPPPPSTQNLKPIEKLKVDLQPLITQGLDEMTPLSPDSSQEKDQISDSLHSSKTSVSTPEKRENRDSKVIKAAQYWNNFIGDVISKSKSSDVAKGQPKPKKIVSAGVGLKGMNELKTTFENSKEPTEKRSARKSSVGGCNPGLKVTDAKNVFEIKAQQPPTPVIYRRNSLAKDGKKSTWSKPKPCPTTPGLENETLLQQIKLAQIEPKSKLQLEQEVANNVSSSPILIQEKQSIPTETPNFSPEVKKSKTSSTKKVTKDNEGKESQSTEEPRKPKITQTKESKTNTAHQEPIKTSDILPEKSSKKVETTIKEPIPQVPHVPTPMDELQPVVEKEVPSLINSIVTSPPPPFPQPIQENPLIKQNITEQAKPILRQAKSLDASLSSNMKSKSQVELPPLITNDNQIQTIKPPITSSMKSHSLDVAELEDTTNSKIGLLTKKDEFIKPKENKISGNKPRPSKLSKPKAVQHFENKMHSMTQPKVVSTGGKKR; from the exons ATGGTTGTCAACTCAGAAGACGTCATGAACATCATGGGAGGGATGGAAAACTCCTCTGGTATCAAATTAAATGATCAtaaaaggaaattgaaaaatcgttttgaaatatgtaaaaagcTTGGACAAGGAACCTACGGAAAAGTACAGCTGGGTATCAACAAGGAAACACAAGAAAGG GTCGCCATCAAAACcattaaaaagtcaaaaatagaGACGGAGGCCGATCTAATTAGAATACGTAGAGAAATTCAAATAATGTCCTCAGTTCAACATCCAAACATTATTCACATTTATGAAG TATTtgaaaacaaggaaaaaatggtTTTGGTTATGGAAATGGCGAATGGAGGAGAGCTCTATGACTTTTTGAGTGACAAAAAATGCTTGGCAGAGCATGAAGCCAGAAGAATATTTCGGCAAATTGCCACAGCAGTGTTCTATTGCcacaaacataaaatttgtcACCGTGATCTcaaacttgaaaatatattattagatgaAAATGGCTCAGCAAAA ATTGCTGATTTTGGTTTATCTAATGTGTTTGGAGGTGAGTCTCTCTTGAATACATTTTGTGGAAGCCCCTTGTATGCCTCACCAGAAATCGTGAAAGGATCTCCATATGAAGGTCCTGAAGTCGACTGTTG GTCTTTGGGAGTTTTGCTCTATACTTTAGTTTATGGTGCAATGCCGTTTGATGGATCTAATTTTAAAAGACTAGTTAGACAAATTACAACTGGAGATTACTATGAACCTAAAGAAGCATCAA gaGCCTCAAGTTTGATAAGATCAATGCTTACTGTTCAGCCAGAAATGAGAGCTAAAGTTGAAGACATTTGTGCTCATTGGTGGGTGAATGAAACTTACTCAGAATCTTGCCTCACTGAAGCAGAATATTTAGCAAGTCTTACTCCTGTAAGATTGGATCTTCTCCTTGGAGTCTCCCCTTGTcccaaaatcaaagaaaaaccTAAAATCGGACag ATGGAAAAACCTTTATCCATTGAAGAGATTGTGAATGAAGAAAAACCTGAAGTGAATGAACACACAAATTCCAAAGACATTCCAAAAGAACCTCAAGAGAATATTAAAGATACCATTGATCGTAATGGGcgtataaaagaagaaaagagaataATAGAGCTAATAGAATCTGAAAGTTCTAGAAAAAGTATATCTCCTATCCCTTCAGAAAATATGGCGTTGATTAATGAAGCAGATTCTGGTGTTATGATTGAATCTGTTCACGAAATAGAAGACAATAACAGTGTAGAAAGTGAGTCCCCACAAAAATTGATTCTAGATTTAGAAAAGGCTCCTGTTGAAAGTATTTCATTGAACATTGGATTTAAATGTGAGCCTGAGGCAAATAAATCTATAGATAACAACAGTATTCCTCCTGCTCTTACTCcgtctctttcttcttcttctacacCACCTCCACCTCCACCGCCGCCACCTCCAGCTGATATTCCTCCTCCTCCCTGTGCAGTTACTGTTGAACAAATTAAACCTCCCTCTCATATCCCACAGGCAAAAGTTATCAAAGAGAGAACTATTCATGAGGTGAATGGAAAAATGGAGGAAACCTCTATTATTCCAAAGGCCGCTATCAAGGAGGTCACTCCCCCCAGAGACATCAAGCCAGTGCCATTAGCTCAAACAGAGAAGAGAGACAAAAGTCCAACTCCACCACCTACCCCACCACCTCCACCGCCACCGCCTCCCCCATCAACGCAAAACCTAAAACCAATAGAAAAGCTAAAAGTAGATTTGCAGCCCTTGATAACACAGGGGCTAGATGAAATGACTCCTTTGAGTCCAGATAGTAGTCAAGAAAAAGATCAAATCAGTGACTCTCTTCATTCATCAAAAACATCAGTATCCACGCCCGAAAAACGTGAAAATAGAGATTCTAAAGTTATCAAAGCAGCACAATACTGGAACAATTTCATTGGTGATGTAATTTCTAAAAGTAAATCTTCAGATGTGGCTAAAGGACAACCCAAACCTAAAAAGATAGTATCTGCTGGTGTTGGATTAAAGGGTATGAATGAACTAAAGACAACATTTGAAAATAGTAAGGAACCAACAGAGAAGCGATCAGCAAGAAAGTCCTCTGTTGGTGGATGCAACCCTGGTCTTAAGGTAACTGATGCTAAAAATGTCTTCGAAATAAAAGCTCAACAGCCACCAACGCCTGTCATTTATAGACGCAATAGTTTAGCTAAAGATGGCAAAAAATCCACGTGGTCTAAACCAAAACCTTGCCCAACCACACCAGGTCTTGAAAATGAAACGCTActccaacaaattaaattagcaCAAATCGAACCCAAATCAAAGCTACAACTGGAACAAGAAGTTGCAAATAATGTTTCATCGTCTCCTATCTTGATTCAAGAGAAACAATCCATCCCCACGGAAACGCCCAATTTTTCACCTGAagtaaaaaagtcaaaaacttCTAGCACtaaaaaagtgacaaaagaTAACGAAGGAAAGGAGTCACAATCTACAGAGGAGCCACGTAAACCCAAAATAACTCAGACAAAAGAAAGTAAAACAAATACGGCTCATCAAGAACCAATCAAAACATCTGATATTCTTCCTGAAAAATCttctaaaaaagttgaaacCACGATAAAAGAACCCATTCCTCAAGTCCCTCATGTACCTACTCCTATGGATGAATTACAGCCAGTCGTAGAAAAAGAAGTGCCTTCTTTGATAAATTCCATCGTTACAAGTCCTCCACCTCCATTCCCACAACCCATTCAAGAAAACcccttaataaaacaaaatattacgGAGCAAGCCAAGCCAATTCTTAGACAAGCAAAATCCCTGGATGCTTCTTTATCCTCTAATATGAAATCTAAGTCTCAAGTCGAACTACCCCCTCTAATAACTAATGATAACCAAATTCAAACTATAAAGCCacccattacatcatcaatgaaATCCCATAGTTTAGATGTTGCTGAATTAGAAGACACGACAAACAGCAAAATAGGCTTATTGACCAAAAAAGACGAATTCATTAagccaaaagaaaataaaatctcCGGAAACAAACCTAGGCCGTCCAAGCTTTCTAAACCCAAAGCCGTTCaacactttgaaaataaaatgcattCAATGACTCAACCGAAAGTTGTGTCTACAGGAGGGAAAAAAAGATGA
- the LOC121117097 gene encoding uncharacterized protein isoform X2 codes for MSTAYSDSSMSDDDGSFFQYPSGLQKQISLGKHGLETAPMFRLRKTRPPFTLQRESSFSSDGEDELEDDGFREMTAENLFSTLLTRVKSLTRRIHDEHEEHINTWHQNQRIVNHPLNPGDTHARLERSALRNSIKRLPMNKRPTYDETPLPSTIPSENLDLACGVSVTSKQRSRPGYLPHPNAERIIPINLVNSHDKFDQYYSASPPIKRINDIMIPSNDLTYGEEDRQRRVSRFLRPDFYDTPKEDSIYAKMKELEEEEKRKSRFLKKIQARNASESCDVLSPLSSLSNQDDVIMPLHTPSNGEGQFSSNVSRDKEQLTSQVLVNPSSKVSFHCPQPFVAHNKPISSDNPSCPVPISELNKRRIIYPYGGAKSDGPLNKHALISNSIIAAAERKKRETYGRSTTMELPKKAVNQSS; via the exons ATGAGTACGGCCTACAGTGATTCATCAATGTCAGATGATGATGGTTCCTTTTTTCAATATCCAAGTGgccttcaaaaacaaatttcattgGGAAAACACGGCCTTGAAACAGCTCCAATGTTTCGGTTACGAAAAACAAGGCCACCCTTTACTCTTCAGAGAGAGTCGAGTTTTTCTTCCGATGGCGAAGATGAGTTAGAAGACGATGGATTTAGGGAAATGACTGcagaaaatttgttttctacACTCCTTACTCGAGTGAAGAGTTTGACAAGAAGAATCCACGACGAGCATGAGGAGCATATAAATACATGGCATCAAAATCAAAGGATTGTAAATCATCCTTTAAACCCTGGAGACACGCATGCTCGACTTGAAAGATCAGCACTACGAAACTCAATTAAACGGCTACCGATGAATAAGCGGCCTACATATGATGAAACTCCACTTCCAAGTACCATTCCTTCAGAAAATTTAGATCTTGCTTGTGGAGTATCGGTGACTAGCAAACAACGCTCAAGGCCAGGATATTTACCTCATCCCAATGCAGAAAGAATTATTCCAATTAATTTAGTTAATAGTCATGACAAATTTGACCAATATTATTCAGCCTCTCCTCCCATTAAACGGATCAACGACATCATGATCCCTTCCAATGATTTAACTTACGGAGAGGAAGATCGGCAGCGGAGAGTATCAAGGTTTTTAAGGCCAGATTTTTACGACACTCCCAAAGAAGATAGTATCTACGCAAAAATGAAGGAGCTTGAGgaagaagagaaaagaaaatctcgttttttaaagaaaatccaaGCCCGCAATGCTTCAGAGAGTTGTGATGTTCTGTCTCCATTGTCTTCTTTGAGTAATCAGGACGATGTAATAATGCCACTCCATACACCATCTAATGGCGAAGGTCAGTTCTCTTCTAATGTTTCTCGTGATAAAGAACAACTAACAAGCCAAGTCCTAGTAAATCCATCATCAAAAGTTTCATTTCATTGTCCTCAACCATTTGTTGCTCATAATAAACCCATTTCTTCAGACAACCCTTCTTGTCCTGTTCCTATTTCCGAGTTGAACAAAAGGAGAATTATTTACCCCTATGGCGGAGCTAAAAGTGATGGACCACTTAACAAGCATGCTTTAATTTCTAATAGTATCATTGCTGCtgcagaaagaaagaaaagagaaacTTATGGTAGATCCACAACCATGGAGCTTCCTAAAAAG gCTGTGAACCAATCCAGCTGA
- the LOC121117179 gene encoding LOW QUALITY PROTEIN: uncharacterized protein (The sequence of the model RefSeq protein was modified relative to this genomic sequence to represent the inferred CDS: deleted 1 base in 1 codon), with the protein MESNGNPSRQHFKPPPNRPPPPIVPPPIAPGSPMVSRKTRNSSAERFNPVRRTPPKHPLFNNNGNNNGSSSRGSSCEVHGPSTVEQFEQQKVFLQNALKDKENLSIVCSNQSAKLNKLESERNEWQRKIIETEREKRDLMDRITQEGSQSLKKIEKQKRDHEKIQTECTVIMKERNDAINQISSDMKEIERLEQERVQLYGRIDALERERSAEKPPPPPPPSSQNEFLKLKSSLSQISSENNELRKQLSDSIRDKEIVAEKLHCAIKSKESLSSELKETLTNSSSQTLEFSKQINDVKRTENNLKIEITKLKKENLLISEDFIKVKDELHKSDRLKRDATSQIETLSNEIRSLRAAKESKDRDLKKIECSQTDIAESNVRLLKEIEDAKSLIKSSQNENDKLHLEFINFKSSSDDKIKSLESQIKSNQGQELERNSLIRDLKNKIEKFENEKKNVIKSEKTKRDSVHQRLETEKKEAEDKLEKMRIQFEKIAIESKRKMTQLEDDRNTHQSYISEFKANLEKKDEENRSLQKKYSILQNECNKFKNTSKTDIARVEKEVEDTENRLNDSRRKCDNFQKQIESLSLTSSKLKDEKDKYEKRIFELEKDVATKNKEFNSKESQISADKRKIEKTLEDKSNKISLLQSEIESLTSKYEKENDYLNKCLKDMKDKLNQVQRKSNNMEQQYSNEMNSKVNNLNSTIENYKTQIRELNSERELLCSSSTEEKEKLQMSKDEEISNLQSKIEDFKKKLSSYSKKIKDLENVKKESEGIMQKASQENQSLIKKVSTLEGLSRRLEAEKNKAEKAIEEAGKSYKTLQSKFDKLTNEKMELNKKLEGFLKESKSGNDKTQKRTRDLEQRIKEKDNEISNKVREFDKERSDLKLQNQRDISEYIAKLNNLTKEKSETMTNLNNQTRKFQEERDTLQNKFKTEISTLKSKLESLKTDSNKAKKELESQLEKALAESHPSLEVELKRLIETGQLPPKIKSLIIELSTKAKPVNGEYPNLKIEKVEEIKVRLKEAEDKTSELSKALTETQGALKESQEENSKLSSSLEEKKSKKSSFICSRSSTTENEDRIKELEEALDTAVEERQELLEAAEKEIEYHRLIAAEIEQNMIDDFEWKLHEIESEYNKKFKSAVASSSGATQSTGAIPKTSVSSPGSAMYDVELFEKKLREATNEITRKKDEEFAKLHIQLRKETDDKLRLERNSLKTALDGVHSSELRKSNDEIKRTITREFSKQIESLQNEVSQYQSQISTLTLTIQKKDDEVIEARKLATQEGDEKAFKERRQANVLGEKYEHEKEKLEADYSKELATLREEHDRQIKNLEKRLEVALGAKLEHMEALREEVEEEYADRMETLRDMYQDELRNQTDSLKKEKDKFYSLEKSLQETLRMKRNEIERYSSLENDYKSEIDELKERLQKQTDEVLKLQTELNEYEYEDAL; encoded by the exons ATGGAGTCTAATGGTAATCCCTCTCGACAGCATTTTAAGCCTCCTCCAAACCGCCCTCCACCACCTATCGTACCTCCTCCTATAGCTCCAGGCAGTCCAATGGTCTCAAGAAAGACTCGAAATAGCTCAGCTGAACGGTTCAACCCCGTTCGGCGAACACCTCCAAAACATCCCCTATTTAATAACAATGGCAACAATAATGGAAGTTCCTCTCGGGGCTCTTCATGTGAAGTCCATGGACCTTCGACTGTTGAACAGTTTGAACAACAAAAAGTGTTCCTTCAAAATGCTCTCAAAGATAAGGAGAATTTAAGCATAGTCTGTTCAAATCAGTCTGCAAAGTTGAACAAACTCGAGTCAGAGAGAAATGAATGGCAAAGGAAAATCATCGAGACGGAGAGGGAAAAGCGAGATCTGATGGACCGAATTACACAAGAGGGGAGCCAATcccttaaaaaaatcgaaaaacaaaaaagagaccatgaaaaaatacaaacggAGTGTACCGTCATTATGAAGGAGAGAAATGACGCCATTAATCAGATATCCAGCGATATGAAGGAAATAGAAAGACTAGAGCAGGAGAGAGTACAGCTCTATGGTCGTATTGATGCTCTCGAAAGAGAAAGATCCGCGGAAAAACCTCCCCCACCACCTCCACCATCCAGTCAAAATGAATTCCTCAAATTGAAGTCAAGTCTATCTCAGATTTCCAGCGAGAATAACGAACTACGTAAACAATTAAGTGATTCAATTCGTGATAAAGAAATCGTTGCAGAGAAGCTTCATTGTGCCATCAAGTCAAAAGAGTCACTCTCCTCTGAGTTAAAAGAGACATTAACCAATAGTTCATCTCAAACTTTAGagttttcaaaacaaataaatgatgTTAAGAGAACAGAAAACAatcttaaaattgaaatcacaaaactcaaaaaagaaaatctctTGATTTCTGAGGACTTTATCAAAGTTAAGGACGAACTCCATAAAAGTGATAGACTAAAGCGAGATGCTACTTCACAAATTGAGACTTTATCAAATGAGATCAGGAGTCTACGAGCTGCTAAAGAATCTAAAGACCGGGATCTTAAGAAAATTGAGTGTTCTCAAACGGATATTGCCGAGAGTAATGTTAgacttttaaaagaaattgaagaCGCAAAAAGTCTCATTAAATCATCACAAAATGAAAATGACAAATTGCatttagaatttataaatttcaaatcctCCTCAGATGACAAAATTAAGAGCCTTGAgagtcaaataaaaagtaatcaaggACAAGAGTTGGAAAGGAATAGTCTGATTCgtgatttaaagaataaaattgagaaatttgaGAATGAGAAGAAGAATGTAATTAAATCAGAGAAGACGAAAAGGGACAGTGTACACCAAAGACTCGAAACGGAGAAGAAAGAAGCAgaagataaattagaaaaaatgagaATACAATTTGAGAAAATTGCTATCGAGAGTAAACGGAAAATGACTCAACTGGAAGATGATCGCAACACACATCAAAGCTATATTAGTGAATTCAAGGCCAACTTGGAGAAAAAGGACGAGGAGAATCGATCTCTCCAGAAAAAATATTCgattcttcaaaatgaatgtaataaattcaaaaacactAGCAAAACAGATATTGCTCGTGTCGAAAAAGAAGTTGAAGACACAGAGAATCGTTTAAATGACTCGAGAAGAAAATGTGataactttcaaaaacaaattgaatcCCTTTCATTAACCTCTTCCAAGCTTAAAGACGAGAAGGACAAGTATGAGAAAAGAATTTTCGAGCTTGAAAAGGACGTAGCAACTAAGAACAAGGAATTTAACTCCAAGGAAAGCCAAATCTCTGCCGATAaaaggaaaatagaaaaaacactCGAAGACAAATCCAATAAAATTTCCTTACTTCAAAGTGAAATTGAGAGTCTCACGTCTAAATATGAGAAGGAAAATGATTATCTCAATAAATGTCTGAAGGATATGAAAGATAAGCTAAACCAAGTTCAACGTAAATCAAACAACATGGAACAACAATACTCAAACGAAATGAATTCCAAGGTCAACAATTTAAATTCTACTATTGAAAACTACAAAACACAGATCCGTGAACTGAATTCAGAAAGAGAATTACTTTGCTCTAGCAGTACGGAAGAGAAAGAAAAGTTGCAAATGTCAAAGGATGAAGAAATATCTAATTTGCAATCAAAGATTGAagactttaaaaagaaattatccaGTTACAGCAAGAAGATCAAAGATCtggaaaatgtcaaaaaagaatctGAGGGTATTATGCAGAAGGCTTCACAAGAAAATCAAAGTCTCATTAAGAAAGTATCCACACTCGAGGGTTTATCTCGAAGGCTTGAGGCCGAAAAAAATAAAGCTGAGAAGGCAATTGAGGAGGCTGGTAAAAGTTATAAGACGCTACAAAGTAAATTTGATAAGCTAACAAATGAAAAGATGGAATTGAACAAAAAGTTGGAGGGCTTTCTCAAGGAGAGTAAATCTGGGAATGATAAGACACAGAAGCGTACCAGAGATCTTGAGCAAAGAATCAAGGAGAAAGATAACGAAATATCCAACAAAGTTAGGGAATTTGATAAAGAACGATCAGATCTTAAATTGCAAAACCAAAGGGATATTTCAGAATATATTGCCAAGCTGAATAatctaacaaaagaaaaaagtgaaaCTATGACGAATCTCAACAATCAAACACGAAAATTCCAAGAGGAAAGGGATacacttcaaaataaattcaagacCGAAATAAGCACATTAAAATCCAAATTAGAGTCTCTTAAAACGGACTCAAATAAGGCTAAAAAGGAATTGGAGTCTCAATTGGAAAAAGCTCTGGCTGAATCTCATCCATCTTTGGAGGTTGAGTTGAAGCGTTTGATTGAAACAGGTCAGTTACCTCCCAAGATTAAATCTCTAATCATAGAACTATCTACCAAAGCAAAACCCGTTAACGGTGAGTATCCAAATCTCAAGATTGAAAAGGTTGAGGAAATCAAGGTGCGTTTAAAGGAGGCTGAAGATAAAACTTCAGAATTATCCAAAGCCCTTACTGAAACCCAGGGTGCTCTTAAAGAATCCCAAGAGGAAAACTCTAAGCTAAGTTCATCTctggaagaaaaaaagtcaaaaaaaagtagtttcatTTGCTCGAGA TCCTCAACAACAGAGAATGAAGATAGAATCAAAGAGTTGGAAGAGGCTCTGGATACAGCTGTAGAGGAAAGGCAGGAGCTTCTTGAGGCAGCAGAGAAAGAAATAGAGTATCATCGATTGATTGCAGCagaaattgaacaaaatatgattgATGACTTTGAGTGGAAGCTTCATGAAATTGAATCGGAatacaataaaaagtttaagagTGCTGTAGCATCCTCTTCTGGAGCAACACAGTCCACAGGAGCTATTCCAAAGACTTCAGTCTCTTCACCTGGCTCTGCAATGTACGATGTAGAACTATTCGAGAAAAAGTTGAGAGAGGCCACAAATGAAATAACAAGAAAGAAAGATGAAGAATTCGCAAAGCTACATATTCAACTCCGTAAAGAAACGGATGATAAACTCCGTTTAGAGCGCAATAGTCTTAAAACAGCTTTAGATGGAGTGCATAGCTCTGAACTACGAAAATCCAATGACGAAATTAAAAGAACTATAACTCGGGAGTTTAGTAAGCAAATCGAATCTCTACAAAATGAAGTATCCCAATATCAATCTCAAATATCAACTTTAACTTTAACCATCCAAAAGAAAGATGATGAAGTCATCGAGGCACGGAAGCTAGCCACACAAGAAGGCGATGAAAAG GCCTTCAAGGAACGTCGCCAAGCCAACGTTTTGGGGGAGAAGTACGAACATGAAAAGGAGAAATTGGAGGCAGACTATAGTAAAGAATTAGCCACACTTCGAGAGGAGCACGACcgacaaataaaaaatcttgaaaagaGATTAGAAGTGGCATTGGGAGCAAAGTTGGAGCATATGGAGGCTCTCCGAGAAGAAGTGGAAGAAGAGTATGCAGATCGAATGGAAACACTTCGTGACATGTATCAAGATGAATTGAGAAATCAAACCGatagtttaaaaaaggaaaaggacAAGTTTTATTCACTGGAGAAATCCCTACAAGAGACTCTTCGAATGAAGCGAAATGAAATTGAGAGATATTCATCCCTAGAGAATGACTATAAATCAGAGATCGATGAGCTCAAGGAGAGACTTCAAAAACAGACAGATGAAGTGTTAAAGCTACAGACTGAACTCAATGAGTATGAATATGAGGATGCCCTCTAG
- the LOC121117097 gene encoding uncharacterized protein isoform X1 → MSTAYSDSSMSDDDGSFFQYPSGLQKQISLGKHGLETAPMFRLRKTRPPFTLQRESSFSSDGEDELEDDGFREMTAENLFSTLLTRVKSLTRRIHDEHEEHINTWHQNQRIVNHPLNPGDTHARLERSALRNSIKRLPMNKRPTYDETPLPSTIPSENLDLACGVSVTSKQRSRPGYLPHPNAERIIPINLVNSHDKFDQYYSASPPIKRINDIMIPSNDLTYGEEDRQRRVSRFLRPDFYDTPKEDSIYAKMKELEEEEKRKSRFLKKIQARNASESCDVLSPLSSLSNQDDVIMPLHTPSNGEGCEPIQLRKGRSADLDNIREEDSSNYLLHGRRTTPLLKRGLSETKGRTSPSLYGMDSTQSHPNTKDNLSKLLTRRSISSELFADDFFNHNPRTITRRSISKDLHDTAEDLRLRNATTWNEFEPKSTTTPPIANHHRSSRNQLPRHSNSFTRSDWRRTSVPERGKDFKTLPRNYVHFD, encoded by the exons ATGAGTACGGCCTACAGTGATTCATCAATGTCAGATGATGATGGTTCCTTTTTTCAATATCCAAGTGgccttcaaaaacaaatttcattgGGAAAACACGGCCTTGAAACAGCTCCAATGTTTCGGTTACGAAAAACAAGGCCACCCTTTACTCTTCAGAGAGAGTCGAGTTTTTCTTCCGATGGCGAAGATGAGTTAGAAGACGATGGATTTAGGGAAATGACTGcagaaaatttgttttctacACTCCTTACTCGAGTGAAGAGTTTGACAAGAAGAATCCACGACGAGCATGAGGAGCATATAAATACATGGCATCAAAATCAAAGGATTGTAAATCATCCTTTAAACCCTGGAGACACGCATGCTCGACTTGAAAGATCAGCACTACGAAACTCAATTAAACGGCTACCGATGAATAAGCGGCCTACATATGATGAAACTCCACTTCCAAGTACCATTCCTTCAGAAAATTTAGATCTTGCTTGTGGAGTATCGGTGACTAGCAAACAACGCTCAAGGCCAGGATATTTACCTCATCCCAATGCAGAAAGAATTATTCCAATTAATTTAGTTAATAGTCATGACAAATTTGACCAATATTATTCAGCCTCTCCTCCCATTAAACGGATCAACGACATCATGATCCCTTCCAATGATTTAACTTACGGAGAGGAAGATCGGCAGCGGAGAGTATCAAGGTTTTTAAGGCCAGATTTTTACGACACTCCCAAAGAAGATAGTATCTACGCAAAAATGAAGGAGCTTGAGgaagaagagaaaagaaaatctcgttttttaaagaaaatccaaGCCCGCAATGCTTCAGAGAGTTGTGATGTTCTGTCTCCATTGTCTTCTTTGAGTAATCAGGACGATGTAATAATGCCACTCCATACACCATCTAATGGCGAAG gCTGTGAACCAATCCAGCTGAGAAAAGGCAGATCTGCCGACTTAGATAATATTAGAGAAGAAGATAGTAGTAATTACCTTTTGCATGGCCGAAGAACTACTCCACTCCTAAAAAGAGGTCTTAGTGAAACAAAAGGTCGAACTTCACCATCTCTATATGGAATGGACTCCACTCAATCCCATCCCAATACAAAAGACAATCTCTCCAAACTGTTGACTCGAAGATCCATTTCCTCAGAGTTATTTGCAGATGATTTCTTCAATCATAATCCACGAACAATAACCAGGCGAAGCATTTCCAAAGACCTCCATGACACAGCAGAAGATCTTCGACTTCGAAATGCTACTACATGGAATGAATTTGAACCCAAGTCTACGACTACACCGCCCATAGCCAATCATCATCGAAGTAGTCGAAATCAACTTCCAAGGCATAGCAACTCTTTTACCAGAAGTGATTGGAGGCGTACTTCCGTACCAGAAAGAGGGAAAGACTTTAAAACTCTTCCAAGAAACTACGTTCATTTTGATTAA